The following is a genomic window from Homalodisca vitripennis isolate AUS2020 chromosome 5, UT_GWSS_2.1, whole genome shotgun sequence.
ATCAACAAAAAGACTCCCTTTGCTAGTTTGGTGGCTACACTGTCAATATTATTTCCCCATTTTAAgtcagtttgtaaaaatatgccCAGGAATTTCAAAACACagatttctttgttttttggtgacAAGCTAAGTGCTAAGTCCTTCACCTTCCCAGCATTCAGACTTAACTTAGTAGCACAGCACCAGTCTACAACTATGTTTGTCTTATCTTCTAGGGTGTTTTGGCCTCCATTCATAGTACTACTCTCCCTAACATTTAAACTTAAGTCATCTgcgaataaaaaaaatatttacattggaaTTAGTTAAGTTGCTAGGTAAGtcattagtatataaaataaacagcatAGGCTCCAAgatagatccctgtggtacaccacGAGGGactgtttcttataaaaaattccatcaGTAAATGCAGCCTGCTGTCTACCCTCTAGGTAGGATTTTTGTTCAATTAAGAACTGAAAAActtctcattgcacttagtccttaaGTGACCTTTGTGCTTGCTTCTGGAAtgaacaggatattcaggatgggtgagGTTGGGAATAGGAGCCGCTTCTTGTTGAGATCCAATGACACAGATTCCATATCgtagtcatgtcaccttggaagaaggggaggctacCTTTGTTTCAGCCTCTTCCAGTGAAAGAAAGTATGGAACAGTACTCCCCTCATGTTTATGCTTGCATttaacagcctttaacactaagtgAACTTCATCCTCCACAGTAAACTTCCTATTGATTAATCCTCTCAtcccaatatcttgacatttatGGTTAGTTATGTGCCACTCTAGGCCAGATTTAAGTAACagattggtttttgctgtgcccagtgtaggttcaactggaagttataaaccgGTTAAAAATGAACACCTTTTATTACAATCAGTCTTGTACTTTAGTGACTGTCCTCCATATTCTGTTTGATGaaatcctcacacaggccagtggtccataaGAATGGACAGAATAAGTCTAGAAATAAGACAGTCCTCTTAAAAAGCAGAAAatcaatatagtataaataattagtaataaacattCCACTTAAAACAATTCTGAGATAGTCATTATATTTCTCTGATAGTGTAATAGATCATATATTGATTTGTAATCGCAGTGAGATTTCTCTTATGTACTTCCGCAAACTGCACCCCCTAGGTGATCCTAGGTAGTGGATGTCAACACTAACTTGGCTTATGAAATCCGGCCAAGTTTTGATGAAGTGCCTTATTCATAACTCAAAATATGACCCTTTAGTGGAAGACGAAACATTGATAGATGGAATGCTTACATGCTGGTTATGCTTACATTCATCTTCGTGACGGTCTAGAAACTCCAATATCGACAAGACACTTAGCTCTTGCAAGTGACTATTATTTATTCAAGGGCTCACAAGACATACCTACTCCAGGGTATGATGAAGAAGATATTACTGCTAGAGATCTTACTAGAGATCAACCAGGCCCACCATCAGAAGTCATAGAATTTACCTACTCAATAACAGAACCAAAACTTTGTCAGTCATCAACTGCCCCTTCCTTGTGAGCGAAAGAGCTCTAAAGTAGACGTCTTCCAGACTGTCTCAGATTataacttaaactaaaaaaaaaaaatagctggGGAGAATGTAATAGATCaaatgttaatttgtaattatatgtttattctctaaatgaacagttttttttatttcaatattttatgaagttgtcctcctccgtagagaTCACGGGAATAACAGCCACAGTGAccaaaaacaagccagcatagccaagagctgaggcttaaaagagagaaaaaatgAAGTTGTTGTAACActgattatgtttgttttatactaGGGCCTAGCtcaattgtgtttaattaaaactaatttcagaTAAACTCTTTGTGTTATATCTATATCATGTAGCTTTATCATAGGCTATATCTTCATCATGGCAACCAACTCTAGATATCTAAGTACTTGGTTTTTCAAAACTTATGAATTTCTTCTAAGAAGAACTTCAGACATGATGAAAGGATTGTTCCAGAGAGTGTAAAAACCTCAGGGGTAGGGTGAGCTACAGGCTGGGAGGGTCCTTTTAAAGGTTTTGattaataaacagaaatatgCGCTGGAAAGAGACCCTAGAGACTGCAGAAAGTTAGAGAATGAATTGAAACATTAGATGAGAGGATTCAGTAAGAGAAAATACAGAGATTATGTAGACTCTGTACTTGCAAGGATCTAGAGATTGGTTACAGGTGCCactactaatataaaaattcaagagTGGCTCTTATAATGCCCAAAAAGGTTAGTATGTCATTGATATTCTTATTGGAACTAATTATGCTTGATGGTGTGGAAACTTTTACACCAATTACTCTGTGGTTGGGAAATTTAGAATGAATGGAGAAAAGGAGTATTCTGTGTTTAGAGAATTTAGTCTGAGATATGGTTGATGTCAAAATTTAGATTggactaaaacttgttttaattatacAGTGGATACTTATATTAACCAGACATTCACATAAATTcatataattgttgtaaaattggATTTTTGCTATATATACACTTGATTATTCCTTTTATGTGCAGTAATATCATATACAAAGTGTAAAACAACTAACATAGATATCACccaaaggatttaaaaaaaataaacagtctTACTCAGAAACAGCTGATGATAAAGGttgcaattatataaaatagtctGATCAGATGTAaccttattttaatgtaatttaaccaTAATCACTAAATTCAACATTGTTTAATACTGAAATAGGTtgataatagtttaataatgacTTTATCTGATAgtataaatgaaaacatttctcAGAATAAAGTTTTGATTCATGAAGCCGCTAAAAAAGATGGTAAACTGCTCTCACCAATTGATCTTTCCTTAGGTATAACAAAACCTTTGTATTTAGACAGACTGAAGTGGATGAATTTAGGAACTCTACCTAGTATTATGAAAATGACCAATACGGGTGAGACTGTGACAATCAGTGCACAGTGGCCAAGCTCTCCGCCCTACTTGGTAAGTGGCCCACTGGACGACAGTTATGTTTTCTCACAGATACACTTCCACTGGGGTACGGGTGAGCACGATGGAAGTGAACACTCCATTGATGGTTCATGTTATCCACTAGAGATACATGCTGTGTTTTACAAATCTCAGTACCTCACACAAGACGCAGCACTTCAGAAAGATGATGGAATAGTTGTCATTGTTTACTTGTGCAAGCTGCGAGACCAATCGTCTCCTTGTTTCAAGTGGTTGTCACCCTACCTGGATCAGGTGGTGGAACCAAAGGTTTCTACATTGTTAGCTCTGGTCCCTCTTTCGTCTCTGCTGATTCCCTTCACTCTGGACTATATCCTGTACTGGGGCTCCCTTACTGTGGGTCACTGTTCCCATGTCATGCTTTGGCTCATTTCAAGGGCAGCTTTAGGCATTTCCTTAGAAGATCTCAATAAATTCAGGAAATTATTTTGCTCACGAAAAGAAGCTTTGAATAGAAATTTCGTAGCCGTTAATTTAACTCAAGATCGGACTGTTTTTCATGTGAACCCTTCCATGGAAACAAAAGACTTTCTGCTTCCAGGAATAGTTGAGCCACTTATGCAACTCTTTGATTGTGAACCAAGTGGTGATTATACTCAAATGACAGTGCTGAACCAAAAACAGGCTGATCAGATCTTCAGAAAGAAGTGTAGTGAGAAAGAGGATCTGGTAAATGCCCCAAAAGAGGTTAACCAAACCACAAATTTAAAGGAAActaaatcaaattcacaaaaattTGATTTGAGCAATATATCAAATTGTGAAAGTGCTGAAGAATTGAAGAAAACTATAACAAGACACAACTCTTATCAGAGTTTGTCAAGTTCAGACAAAATAAGTGACACAAGCCCAGTAAGGATTTCtgtgaattttaaaaccaaaataacagATCAAAATGGTAATGTACAGGAAATTAGCCCAAATTTAACCAAGAATGATTTGTATAAATGGTATAATTATGAACAATCAAAGAAAACGCATAAAATGTTCTTAAGAAAAAAATCGGATCTATTTTCATTAAGTTTATTGAAATCAAATGACACCAGTCCAACAAGAATCCCTATAAGTAAAACAAGAAGTGGAGATTTGAAAGAAGAAAAActgaaacataaatttaaaacaactggTAAAAGGGAATTAGGGATACCACGGATTAAAAAAGGTGTTGAGTTAAAAAGAGTAAACAGTGAGAGTTTGGTGACAAAAAATGTTCATGAGTGTTCTGTGAGCCAAAACAAAAAATCTCCAGTCTCTTTGATGAGCAGAAATACAACAGAAATACCTTCTATCAAATCAAAACTTCCAATTCGGACATTTGATAAATCCTTAAAATCTTCTTTGGTTAAGTATTTTTCAAAACCTGGATCAGCACCTCAGAGTGAAAAATCTCAAACAGAAAGTACAGAACAAGAGAAATACCAGACTGGGTCAAGAAATGTATGTCTTGAATACAGTCCTGAGAAGATTAAAAGGcctgtttacaaatattttccaaagcCCTTGGGTATTAACGAtggaaaataaaactataattatataaaaaatgtataatttttaaattgagacGTATTGCAGGCTACTGAAAACTCACTTAAAATgtgttctttattatttattatttataaagtataaaaatccaGTACAATTCCTTTAAAAGAACCTTCTGTTCTGATTTCAGGTAAACTACCACCCCCGTTCTGGAGTACAACAGCAAAATTTATGAGTAGTCTATGGTGTAAAACAAAGAAATTCTCTTTGTTGTGTTTTGCatgttacatgttttaaattctaaaattaaatatttttctccttaaagtatataatatttggtttttatacaattttatgctATAAGGGATTGTGTGGcagtaaagtaaaagttagatatttttacaatttcataattaattcaatatattttttaattcagttgaAAAATTACTAGGATCtctagaaaaaaatcattttaatattatagtattgtGATATTTTACAATGTTAGCCTTCAGAAtaccaaaaatatacttttttgatGGTTTATATTACATAGACTGTTTGTGCCTAAAATTACAGTACTCCACaactaaaatgtattgtaataaagaTAACTAAGGCATCTGAGCATAATATTGCTGGTTAGAGGTCTTATGCTTTAGTATTTACGATGTTTCGAATCGTTCCATTTATTTCCtatctgttttaatataattaatttgtggCCCTGGCc
Proteins encoded in this region:
- the LOC124362801 gene encoding uncharacterized protein LOC124362801; its protein translation is MNLGTLPSIMKMTNTGETVTISAQWPSSPPYLVSGPLDDSYVFSQIHFHWGTGEHDGSEHSIDGSCYPLEIHAVFYKSQYLTQDAALQKDDGIVVIVYLCKLRDQSSPCFKWLSPYLDQVVEPKVSTLLALVPLSSLLIPFTLDYILYWGSLTVGHCSHVMLWLISRAALGISLEDLNKFRKLFCSRKEALNRNFVAVNLTQDRTVFHVNPSMETKDFLLPGIVEPLMQLFDCEPSGDYTQMTVLNQKQADQIFRKKCSEKEDLVNAPKEVNQTTNLKETKSNSQKFDLSNISNCESAEELKKTITRHNSYQSLSSSDKISDTSPVRISVNFKTKITDQNGNVQEISPNLTKNDLYKWYNYEQSKKTHKMFLRKKSDLFSLSLLKSNDTSPTRIPISKTRSGDLKEEKLKHKFKTTGKRELGIPRIKKGVELKRVNSESLVTKNVHECSVSQNKKSPVSLMSRNTTEIPSIKSKLPIRTFDKSLKSSLVKYFSKPGSAPQSEKSQTESTEQEKYQTGSRNVCLEYSPEKIKRPVYKYFPKPLGINDGK